A single Vigna radiata var. radiata cultivar VC1973A chromosome 8, Vradiata_ver6, whole genome shotgun sequence DNA region contains:
- the LOC106771436 gene encoding albumin-2-like has product MSNLPYXNAAFRSSREYEVYFFAKNKYVRLHYTPGRTDDKILTNLRLISSGFPSLAGTPFAEPGIDCSFDTEASEAYVFSGNKCAYIDYAPGTTNDKILAGPTTIAQMFPVLKNTVFADGIDSAFRSTRGKEVYLFKGNKYVRIAYDSKQLVGSIRNIADGFPILNGTIFESGIDACFASHXESEAYLFKGDKYVRIHFTPGXTNDTLIGDVRPILDGWPVLRGILPVS; this is encoded by the coding sequence ATGTCAAACCTTCCTTACATNAATGCTGCATTTCGTTCATCAAGAGAATATGAAGTGTATTTCTTCGCCAAGAACAAGTATGTGAGGTTGCATTACACTCCCGGAAGAACTGATGACAAGATTTTAACTAATCTGCGCTTGATTAGTAGTGGTTTTCCATCACTTGCAGGAACGCCATTTGCAGAACCTGGAATAGACTGTTCCTTCGACACTGAAGCGAGTGAAGCATACGTGTTCTCCGGCAACAAGTGTGCNTACATAGACTATGCTCCAGGTACAACAAATGACAAGATACTCGCAGGTCCTACCACAATTGCTCAAATGTTTCCTGTTCTCAAAAACACGGTCTTTGCGGATGGNATAGACTCTGCATTTAGATCCACCAGAGGAAAAGAAGTTTACTTATTCAAGGGCAATAAGTATGTTCGCATAGCCTATGATTCGAAGCAGCTTGTTGGCAGCATTCGCAACATCGCTGATGGCTTTCCTATTCTGAATGGTACCATCTTTGAAAGTGGAATCGATGCGTGTTTTGCTTCTCATAANGAGTCTGAAGCTTACCTTTTCAAAGGAGACAAGTATGTGCGTATCCATTTCACCCCAGGTNAAACTAATGACACTCTTATCGGTGATGTCAGGCCTATCCTTGATGGTTGGCCCGTTCTTAGAGGCATTTTGCCTGTCAGCTAA